CTGGCCGCCCGCTACGCCCCACACAAAGTTGAAATTCATCGGTTCGCTGAAAAAGCCCTGTTTCATGATAAGCATCGTGTTGTCGAGGCCGCCCATGTCATAGACCTCGATCTCCGGCTTTACGCCGTTTTCCTCCATGGCCTTGCCGAAGTTCTGCAGCATGGTGAAGGTGTTCTCGAACACGAAATCGATGAAGATCTTTCCGGTCTTGCGGTCGAGCAGGCTGAAGTTCATGGTATTGGTATTGAGCGACGCCATCTCCGGTTTGACATGGATGATCTGGCTGATGCGCTGTTCGGCGGTCTTGCCCATACCAACGGCCGAGCTCATGTTTACGATGAGCTCGGGGCACTTTCCCCTGATGGCGTCGTAGGTAGCCTTAATGCGCGCGTGATCATGCGTCGCCATCCCTCCATCCTCGCGCGCATGCACATGCACCATCGCAGCGCCGGCCTTGTAGCACTTGTAGGCCTCTTCGGCGAATTCCTGGGGCGAATAGGGTACGGCGGGATTCTGGTTCTTCATCGTGGCGGCTCCGGCAAGCGCCGCGGTGATAATAACCTTCCTCGACATCGCTTTTCTCCTTTCATCCAGCCCGGGCTGGGGTTCTATTTTTGCCGCCGCCGGGGCCTTTTCGGCCGGCGCGCGCTCGGATACCTGCACCTTCTTCGTTTTGGACGGCGCGAAGTGGTCGATATCGAGAATTGTATTGGTTGTTTCATCGGCGAATACCGCTTCAACCTTCATGCCAATCTCAACCTGTTCAGGTTTCAAACCGTCGAGGATATGGGCAAACGGCGTATCGGCACCATCGAGTTTGATGAGGGCCAGAATATACGGCGCCTTGCGTGGAAGGTGACCATCGTTATAGCGGACCACGGTAAAATTAACGACCTCCCCGATGTTCCCAAGCTCGACCCAGTTGTTTCGAATGTCCTCAAGGCATCGCTCACAGGTCTGCCTGGGCGGAATGAATACTTTATTACACTTGTCGCATTTCACCCCCATTATTTTCTTCTGGTCTCTTATGGTGGTGATGAACTTGCTTCCCACCCTCCCCGCGAAGTACGAATAGGGGAGTGCGAGTTTCCCGTTTACGACGAAACAATCCTTCCGATCATAGTCCAGACTCATCGTTCCCCTCCTCACTCATCTATCTCAAAATACTTGATATCAAAGATGCTGCCCACGCGCTTGTCGCTCCAGACTGGACGGACGCGGGTCCCCGATATCTCGTAGTGGCCCCCCTTTATCAGGTCGAGCTGGTCGCGCCGTACCAGATGGGCGAAGGTGTCGTTCCCCCCGCACCCGTCCAACAGGATGTTCAACATGCCGTATGGAGTCTCCCGCGTCTCCCCGGTGAGAGGGTCCGGGCTGGCGTAATACACGTATTCCATGTATCGCACCTGTCCCTTCGGCCCCACTTCAACCCATTCGTCCGCGCGTACCCGGCAATCCGCGCATACCTCGCGCGCGGGAAGCTGTATCCGGCCGCATGTGGGACATTTTGTGCCGAAAATCTTTTTCTCTTTCAGGGCATTCAGAAACCGTCCCATCACCGGTCCTGTCGCGAATCGCTGATTCACCGCGATTGTTTTTTTTAACACTATCAGCTCCTGTTCCGGCTCCCCATCCGTCGAGGAGGGCGGCTGGTATTTCGCGAAGATCTCCCCCAGCTTCAGCGCAAGCGCGGTCTCGCCCGCAATGGCCGCCCTGCCGGCCGAAAGAAGCGAGAACGGGTCGGTCTTGCCCAGCATCACATCAACCCAGTCACTGGCCTCGTTCACCTCAAGCCGCACCGTGGGCTTCTCGACATGCCCCTCTTTCAACTCGCACGTACCGTCCTTTATTGTCGCGGTCCACACGCCTCCGCCTTCCCCGCCTATCTGGTAGGTGATCGTGGCGTTGAGATCCTTGGCGTTCTGCGGCTGGAAGCGGCTCACCAGCGACCCGAACATGTCGAGGATGTAGTCCTTCGTCGACATCTCCTTCCTGCCGATTACGAATTTCTTGAACATCTTCGCGGTTTTGCCGAAGGCGCCAAAATCCCCCTCGACCTTCACCTTGCCCGAGGTAAACGCATTGACACTGTCCACCTTGCCGGTGTTCACGCCGACGAAAGTCTCTCCGTCGCAGAGCATAATCGAGGCGCAGCCGGAAAGATCGTCGATTTTCTCCACCTTGAGCGTTCCGCCCTTGACTGTTATCTTCCATTTACCCTCACCGGCGATGTCGTACCCGAACGAGGCGTCGACATCCCTCGCTCCCTCTTCGCGGAAGCGTTCGGGCATTGTGTTGAAAATATCCCCTACTTTGACTCCCCAGTATTCTGCCATTCTGTCCCCCTTACCAGTTGAGTTCCTTTTCGAGCATCATGAGCACCGTCCACATGGTACCGCCAAATCCCGACGCCAGCGCGTGCCTGACTGGAGAGGGTATCTGGTGTTTTCCCGCATCGCCGCGTATCTGCAGCGCCGCCTCAGCGACGCGTATCAGGGCGGTTGCGCTGATGGGATTGGACGCGATCACGCCGCCCGAGGGATTGATGGGCATCTTTCCGCCTATCATTATGTCCTTGTTCTCCACGAGCCTCAGGTGCTCGTCGCCTTTCAGCAGGAAAAAATCGCGAAGCCAGTCGAGGGCCCACCACGAGGCCGGATCGTACATCTCGAACACGTCGAAATATTCGAGTGGTTTGCCGATACCGTTTCGCTTGTAAAGGTTTTCCGCGGCGACGCGCATTGTCGTCTGAACGGGAAACTTCTCGTCGTACCCGAAGATATTGAAGGTTTCTTCCCTGTGGATGGTGATATGATCTCGTATCCACACCGGTTTTTTCGAGATTTTTTTCGCCTTTTTCTCCTCCGCGAAGATAACAGCGCACGCGCCGTCCGATTGCGAGCACATATCTATGAGCTTGAGGTCGCCGACGAGCTTCGGCGAAGTTCGGATAAGCTCATCGATCTGTTCGAATTCCAGGCCGAACGCGCGATGAGCCAGCGAATTAAGGCAGGCGTGCTTGTCCATTATGATGCGGTACATGAGCGAGGCCCGCTTCCCCCGCTCCTCGCCGAATTCGCGGATAACGTCGTACGCCTTCGAACCGGTCAGTGCGCCGGTCTGGAGATTGCGAAACCACAGCGGATCGGCCATGTTCGTGATACCGCCCGTGGTATGACCTTCCTGCAGCTTCTGAAAGCCGATGGCCATCACTATGTCGTACATCCCCGAAGCCACAAAATTGTCCGCCGCACAGGCGATAGTGGCGCCTACGGTGCCGCCCGTGGTGATTCTGATGCAATTTTTGCCGTATGCTCCGGTGCCTATCACGTGCCAGAGATCGGGCTGGTGCACCATCTCGAAAAGCTCCATGTTTCCGTGCACCACGCAATCGATGTCGTTCATTGTGATGCCCGCGTCCTCAAGCGCCGCTTTCACCGCCTCGTGTATCAT
The nucleotide sequence above comes from Spirochaetota bacterium. Encoded proteins:
- a CDS encoding 3-keto-5-aminohexanoate cleavage protein; the encoded protein is MSLDYDRKDCFVVNGKLALPYSYFAGRVGSKFITTIRDQKKIMGVKCDKCNKVFIPPRQTCERCLEDIRNNWVELGNIGEVVNFTVVRYNDGHLPRKAPYILALIKLDGADTPFAHILDGLKPEQVEIGMKVEAVFADETTNTILDIDHFAPSKTKKVQVSERAPAEKAPAAAKIEPQPGLDERRKAMSRKVIITAALAGAATMKNQNPAVPYSPQEFAEEAYKCYKAGAAMVHVHAREDGGMATHDHARIKATYDAIRGKCPELIVNMSSAVGMGKTAEQRISQIIHVKPEMASLNTNTMNFSLLDRKTGKIFIDFVFENTFTMLQNFGKAMEENGVKPEIEVYDMGGLDNTMLIMKQGFFSEPMNFNFVWGVAGGQAFRPDAFLCLKNAIPAGANFTTCGVGNDQFPAVTMSCLVGGHMRVGLEDNIRIPNGEMAKGSYEQVEWAVRIAECQGREPATPDEAREIMGLKKR
- a CDS encoding SCP2 sterol-binding domain-containing protein; protein product: MAEYWGVKVGDIFNTMPERFREEGARDVDASFGYDIAGEGKWKITVKGGTLKVEKIDDLSGCASIMLCDGETFVGVNTGKVDSVNAFTSGKVKVEGDFGAFGKTAKMFKKFVIGRKEMSTKDYILDMFGSLVSRFQPQNAKDLNATITYQIGGEGGGVWTATIKDGTCELKEGHVEKPTVRLEVNEASDWVDVMLGKTDPFSLLSAGRAAIAGETALALKLGEIFAKYQPPSSTDGEPEQELIVLKKTIAVNQRFATGPVMGRFLNALKEKKIFGTKCPTCGRIQLPAREVCADCRVRADEWVEVGPKGQVRYMEYVYYASPDPLTGETRETPYGMLNILLDGCGGNDTFAHLVRRDQLDLIKGGHYEISGTRVRPVWSDKRVGSIFDIKYFEIDE
- a CDS encoding thiolase family protein — translated: MAHRKKNKNVGIIGIGQTKYSSHREDVNQPEMIHEAVKAALEDAGITMNDIDCVVHGNMELFEMVHQPDLWHVIGTGAYGKNCIRITTGGTVGATIACAADNFVASGMYDIVMAIGFQKLQEGHTTGGITNMADPLWFRNLQTGALTGSKAYDVIREFGEERGKRASLMYRIIMDKHACLNSLAHRAFGLEFEQIDELIRTSPKLVGDLKLIDMCSQSDGACAVIFAEEKKAKKISKKPVWIRDHITIHREETFNIFGYDEKFPVQTTMRVAAENLYKRNGIGKPLEYFDVFEMYDPASWWALDWLRDFFLLKGDEHLRLVENKDIMIGGKMPINPSGGVIASNPISATALIRVAEAALQIRGDAGKHQIPSPVRHALASGFGGTMWTVLMMLEKELNW